The following DNA comes from Chitinophaga nivalis.
CAGAGAAAGGGCAGCTGATCCGGGCTGTTATTGCGATAGGTAATGGTAACGGATCCGCTGATACGCTGTTTCGCAGTATCCAGGGTAACGGCCAGCTTATAGTCGGCCGTATTTTGCCAGTATTTAGGGCCGGGAGCGCCGCCTGCACTGCGGTATTCATTGCCGGCAGCGGGATAAAATAAGGGGGAGAATGCCGCGTGGTGGTCATATTTTGACGCGGTTTGTGCTGCTCCCTGCTGTATCGTTCCTATTAATAATAAGGATACGACCGCATAGATGCTCTTCAATTTCATCGATGGTGATTTAGATTTGTTGCTGCTAATATAATGAAGAGCCATGCGAATTTCCAATCTATCGCAGCTGTTTTATCACTTGTTAAGTATTTTCTGCTTTCAGTTTGTTTTTCAATTGTTTCAACCGGAAGGCAAAGAGGATGCTCAGTATACCGGTACCCCAAAAAGCAGCGGCCATTAAACCCAATATAGTAGCCACTCCCAGGGCTGGGTTATCCAATATCACCACGGCAATAATAATCAGGCCGATACCGCCTGCCAACAGCCATCCCCAACCGGAAACCCCTTGTGTATTGAGCTGAATGGAATAACCAATCAGACTGATACCCCTGAATAAAAACCAGAAGCCGAGAAATAACGGAATAACGGCCATACTGATGGCCGGATGGATAATCAGTATAAAACCCACTACCAGATCTATAATGCCGGAAGCCAGTGCCCAGCCCCAGCCATAGGAGGTTTTACGGTTGCTGATGGCGAAAATCGTTTCAAAAAGGCCGGTTACAAATAACGTCACACTAAAAAAGACGCTCAACAATATATAACTGCTGAATGGGTTACTGAATACCACAAAACCTGCCAGCAAAAAAATAATGCCGTTAATCAGGTAAAGTCCCCAATATTTTACGTTCTCCCGAATCGTGTTAAGCAAGGCTGACATAAAAAATATTTTAATGTTATAAAACAATCACTATGTTCTTCCTAACAGCTTCCATTACAAAAAGTTCATCATAACATCATAAAGAAAAAACAACCAAAAGCACTTAACTTTGTCCGAACTGATTTTAATCATAGATTTCAATAACGACGGAAATTATATTTGTGGAATGAATAAGGCGATAAAGCAAGACAGAATTTCTCCAAACTGGTGGCATCAAGTGGATTTCCTGGGCATACATGCTGTGCCCCTACTGGCATTTTTCACTGGCACTACAGCGTTCGACTGGATTTTATGCGGCGTATTGTACGTGGTCCGCATGTTTTTCGTGACAGCCGGTTATCACCGGTATTTCTCGCATCGCGCATTTAAAACGTCGCGGTTCTTTCAATTTATTTTGGCGGGCGGTGCGCAAAGCAGTTTACAGAAAGGTGCGCTCTGGTGGTC
Coding sequences within:
- a CDS encoding HdeD family acid-resistance protein, with amino-acid sequence MSALLNTIRENVKYWGLYLINGIIFLLAGFVVFSNPFSSYILLSVFFSVTLFVTGLFETIFAISNRKTSYGWGWALASGIIDLVVGFILIIHPAISMAVIPLFLGFWFLFRGISLIGYSIQLNTQGVSGWGWLLAGGIGLIIIAVVILDNPALGVATILGLMAAAFWGTGILSILFAFRLKQLKNKLKAENT